The following proteins are encoded in a genomic region of Alistipes shahii WAL 8301:
- the zupT gene encoding zinc transporter ZupT, whose translation MEEHNILIPLLLTLGAGLATGIGSAIAFFAKRTNKRLLSFSLGLSGGVMIYVSFVELFQQANTTLSAEWGAHTGVIVTVASFFAGILLIGVIDRLVPSIENPHEAHRVEEMDHQPHNPRLMRMGVMTALAIGIHNFPEGIATFTSAVDNMALGVAIAVAIAIHNIPEGIAVSIPIYYATGDRRKAFRLSLLSGLAEPVGAVLAYLVLTPFMTPTLMGCILAGVAGIMVFISIDELLPAAREYGEAHISIYGVVAGMALMAVSLILLA comes from the coding sequence ATGGAAGAACACAATATCCTCATCCCCCTGCTGCTGACACTCGGCGCGGGCCTCGCCACGGGCATCGGCAGCGCGATCGCCTTCTTCGCCAAACGCACCAACAAACGGCTGCTTTCGTTCTCGCTGGGCCTCTCGGGCGGCGTGATGATCTACGTCTCGTTCGTCGAGCTGTTCCAGCAGGCAAACACGACCCTCTCGGCCGAATGGGGCGCACACACGGGCGTGATCGTCACCGTGGCGAGTTTCTTCGCGGGCATTCTGCTGATCGGCGTCATCGACCGGCTGGTCCCCTCGATCGAGAATCCCCACGAAGCACACAGAGTCGAGGAGATGGACCATCAGCCGCACAATCCCCGTCTGATGCGCATGGGCGTGATGACGGCGCTGGCCATCGGCATCCACAACTTCCCCGAAGGCATCGCCACCTTCACTTCGGCGGTGGACAACATGGCCCTCGGCGTAGCCATCGCCGTGGCCATCGCCATCCACAACATTCCCGAAGGCATCGCCGTCTCGATCCCGATCTACTACGCCACGGGCGACCGCCGAAAGGCTTTCCGCCTGTCGCTCCTCTCGGGCCTCGCCGAACCGGTCGGCGCCGTACTGGCCTATCTGGTGCTGACGCCCTTCATGACCCCGACGCTGATGGGCTGCATCCTGGCCGGCGTGGCAGGCATCATGGTCTTCATCTCGATCGACGAACTGCTGCCCGCGGCCCGCGAATACGGCGAGGCGCACATCTCCATCTACGGCGTGGTGGCCGGCATGGCCCTGATGGCCGTGAGTCTGATCCTGCTGGCATGA
- a CDS encoding calcium/sodium antiporter, translated as MDILLLIIGLGLILAGANFLTDGSAALAQRFRVPEFIIGLTVVAVGTSTPELVVSVLSAIAGKSDVAIGNVVGSNIFNVFVILGVCALIRPLPLTAGNIRRDIPFGVIVSLLLLALAADSYVFKGAADRIGRIDGIVMLLLYGALMWYTIRTTKRPEATAPDAGAKPGMAGWLMAAMIVGGLAGLIFGGEMFLRSATEIARRLGISESVIAITLVAGGTSLPELASSLVSLFKGKADMALGNVIGSNIANILLILGLSATIHPLSMGGITVWDLLMVVLSSVLLFLAAFTFKRRAIDRWEGAIFLAIYVAHIGYLIR; from the coding sequence TTGGACATCTTACTCCTCATCATTGGCCTCGGGCTGATCCTCGCAGGCGCGAACTTCCTGACGGACGGCTCCGCGGCGTTGGCGCAGCGGTTCCGCGTGCCGGAATTCATCATCGGGCTCACAGTGGTCGCCGTCGGCACCTCGACGCCCGAACTGGTCGTGTCGGTGCTCTCGGCCATCGCAGGCAAAAGCGACGTGGCAATCGGCAACGTCGTGGGGTCGAACATCTTCAACGTCTTCGTCATCCTGGGCGTCTGCGCCCTGATCCGCCCCCTGCCGCTCACGGCGGGCAACATCCGCCGCGACATTCCGTTCGGAGTGATCGTATCGCTGTTGCTGCTGGCGCTGGCAGCGGACTCCTATGTCTTCAAAGGTGCGGCGGACCGCATCGGACGCATCGACGGCATCGTCATGCTCCTGCTCTACGGTGCGCTGATGTGGTACACGATCCGCACCACGAAACGGCCCGAGGCGACGGCCCCGGACGCCGGAGCGAAACCCGGAATGGCCGGATGGCTCATGGCCGCGATGATCGTCGGAGGCCTCGCCGGACTGATTTTCGGCGGCGAAATGTTCCTCCGCAGCGCCACGGAGATCGCCCGGCGGCTCGGAATCAGCGAATCGGTGATCGCCATCACGCTCGTGGCTGGCGGCACATCGCTGCCCGAGCTGGCCTCGTCGCTCGTGTCGCTGTTCAAGGGCAAGGCCGACATGGCGCTGGGCAACGTCATCGGATCGAACATCGCCAACATCCTGCTGATCCTGGGCTTGAGCGCGACGATCCATCCGCTCTCGATGGGCGGCATCACGGTCTGGGACCTGCTGATGGTCGTATTGAGTTCGGTGCTGCTGTTCCTCGCGGCCTTCACGTTCAAACGCCGGGCGATCGACCGTTGGGAGGGCGCGATCTTCCTGGCGATCTACGTCGCCCACATCGGGTATCTGATACGATAA
- the mutY gene encoding A/G-specific adenine glycosylase, which produces MNRIAEILLDWYAREGRDLPWRRTRDPYRIWLSEVILQQTRVAQGMEYYLRFTERFPDVASLAAAPEDEVLKLWQGLGYYSRARNLRAAAREVVERFGGVFPRSLDDVRSLRGVGDYTAAAICSAAYDAPCAVVDGNVYRVLSRLFDLAEPIDTTAGKRAFACLAQSQLDAAHPGRYNQAIMDFGAIQCTPASPRCEACPLSESCLALAAGTVADRPVKRGKTRVRDRWFNYLHVASGDRVLLHRREGRDIWQGLYEFPLIETDAPVEFPDLAALPQFRRLLGDGPWHLVRSVSLPRHQLSHQRLHAVVHRIETPAFTPAAAAMAVPADSLGDYAVPRLVDRYLMQAGSDDSSF; this is translated from the coding sequence ATGAACCGCATTGCCGAAATACTGCTCGACTGGTACGCCCGCGAGGGTCGTGACCTGCCGTGGCGCCGTACGCGCGATCCCTACCGGATCTGGCTCTCGGAAGTGATCCTCCAGCAGACCCGCGTGGCGCAGGGGATGGAGTACTACCTCCGTTTCACGGAGCGTTTTCCCGACGTTGCGTCGCTCGCCGCCGCGCCCGAGGACGAGGTGCTGAAACTCTGGCAGGGGCTGGGCTATTACAGCCGCGCCCGCAACCTCCGGGCCGCCGCCCGTGAGGTCGTAGAGCGTTTCGGAGGGGTGTTTCCCCGCTCGTTGGACGACGTGCGTTCGCTGCGCGGCGTGGGCGACTATACCGCGGCGGCCATCTGCTCGGCGGCTTACGACGCTCCGTGCGCCGTCGTCGACGGCAATGTCTACCGGGTGCTCTCGCGGCTCTTCGACCTCGCCGAACCGATCGACACCACGGCCGGAAAACGGGCTTTCGCCTGCTTGGCGCAGTCGCAGCTCGACGCCGCGCATCCGGGCCGCTACAACCAGGCGATCATGGACTTCGGGGCGATTCAGTGTACGCCCGCGTCGCCCCGCTGCGAAGCATGTCCGCTGTCGGAGAGCTGTCTGGCCCTCGCTGCCGGAACCGTCGCCGACCGTCCCGTGAAACGAGGCAAAACCCGGGTCCGCGACCGCTGGTTCAATTACCTGCACGTCGCCTCGGGCGACCGGGTCCTGCTGCACCGCCGCGAGGGGCGCGACATCTGGCAGGGACTTTACGAGTTTCCGCTGATCGAGACCGACGCTCCCGTTGAATTCCCGGACCTCGCGGCTCTGCCGCAGTTCCGCCGCCTGCTGGGCGACGGTCCGTGGCATCTGGTGCGCAGCGTTTCCCTGCCCCGGCACCAGCTGTCTCACCAGCGGCTTCATGCGGTCGTTCACCGCATCGAAACGCCTGCATTCACTCCGGCCGCCGCTGCTATGGCCGTCCCGGCCGACTCGCTGGGCGACTATGCCGTGCCGCGGCTTGTCGACCGTTACCTGATGCAGGCCGGTTCGGACGACTCCTCGTTTTAA
- a CDS encoding GNAT family N-acetyltransferase: MERKHTLIDNAAEKRYELDLGDGMALAEYVLGHGLIVLTHTEVPPKYEGRGIGKELVQGVLEDIRRKKLKVVPQCPFVATYIRRHPEWMDLVLTAENK, encoded by the coding sequence ATGGAAAGGAAGCACACTTTGATCGACAACGCCGCCGAAAAGCGTTACGAACTCGACCTCGGAGACGGCATGGCCCTGGCCGAATACGTTTTGGGACACGGACTTATCGTACTGACGCACACCGAAGTGCCCCCGAAGTACGAAGGTCGGGGCATCGGCAAGGAGCTGGTGCAGGGCGTGCTGGAGGACATCCGCAGAAAGAAGCTCAAGGTCGTCCCCCAATGCCCGTTCGTCGCGACCTATATCCGCCGCCACCCCGAATGGATGGACTTGGTGCTGACCGCCGAAAACAAGTAG
- a CDS encoding 2TM domain-containing protein, with translation MEITPARTDKRRLFARWFIRRLTTCVVVCAFLAFVNWQTSPHYWWVLWVIAGWGLNIALSLAWYLFDCDDECNYRNR, from the coding sequence ATGGAAATCACTCCCGCCCGCACCGACAAACGCCGCCTTTTCGCGCGCTGGTTCATCCGCCGCCTGACCACCTGCGTCGTGGTCTGCGCCTTTCTCGCCTTCGTCAACTGGCAAACCTCGCCCCACTACTGGTGGGTGCTGTGGGTCATCGCCGGATGGGGGCTGAACATCGCCCTGTCGCTCGCCTGGTATCTGTTCGACTGCGACGACGAATGCAATTACCGCAACCGCTGA
- a CDS encoding winged helix-turn-helix domain-containing protein translates to MFKELNPLLHSELRLAVVSILIGVESADFVFIRQQTGATAGNLSVQLDKLAKAGYIEVEKTFRGKIPCTVCRITDAGRDAFADYVEALQSYIKK, encoded by the coding sequence ATGTTCAAAGAGCTGAATCCCCTGTTGCACTCCGAATTGAGGCTGGCCGTCGTTTCGATCCTCATCGGGGTCGAAAGCGCCGACTTCGTCTTCATCCGGCAGCAGACCGGAGCCACCGCCGGAAATCTCTCGGTGCAGCTGGACAAACTCGCAAAAGCCGGTTACATCGAAGTCGAGAAGACCTTCCGCGGCAAGATTCCCTGCACGGTGTGCCGCATCACCGACGCCGGGCGCGACGCCTTCGCCGATTACGTCGAGGCGCTGCAAAGCTATATAAAGAAATAG
- a CDS encoding lysine exporter LysO family protein, producing the protein MLAIFAVIIGGIVTGRLLVGWRLAFVQRLITFIIWALLFLLGVEVGSDPAVVGSLATLGAAAFAIFALSVAGSVFAAWLLWRRIRGRAVSADEGGDADEAPVSAWTALKGSLVIVVFFVAGCVAGLFAPFDMTGSRMSAYVLYALMFCVGVTLGNDRTLAERVRRLDPRLALLPVATAVGTLAGAALAAPLLGGWSLTDSLAVGAGFGYYSFSSIFIADLRGPELATIALLCNVMREIFTLLAAPLVARWCGPLAAVSIGGATTFDTTLPVITQAAGRPYAVVSIFHGCALDFSVPFLVTFFCSI; encoded by the coding sequence ATGCTTGCAATATTCGCCGTCATCATCGGAGGCATTGTGACGGGGCGCCTGCTTGTCGGCTGGCGCCTCGCCTTCGTACAACGTCTCATCACCTTCATTATCTGGGCGCTGTTGTTCCTGCTGGGCGTCGAGGTCGGTTCCGATCCGGCGGTCGTCGGCTCTCTGGCGACGCTCGGGGCGGCCGCCTTTGCGATCTTTGCGCTGTCCGTTGCGGGGAGCGTCTTCGCTGCGTGGTTGCTGTGGCGGCGTATTCGCGGCCGCGCCGTGTCTGCGGACGAAGGCGGAGATGCGGACGAAGCTCCCGTTTCCGCGTGGACGGCCCTGAAAGGGAGTCTGGTGATCGTCGTCTTTTTCGTCGCGGGGTGCGTCGCGGGGCTTTTCGCGCCGTTCGACATGACCGGTTCGCGTATGAGCGCCTATGTGCTCTACGCGCTGATGTTCTGCGTCGGCGTGACGCTGGGCAACGACCGCACCCTTGCGGAGCGAGTCCGGCGGCTCGATCCGCGGCTGGCGCTGCTGCCCGTCGCTACGGCCGTAGGCACGCTGGCCGGTGCGGCCCTCGCCGCGCCGCTGCTCGGCGGCTGGTCGCTGACCGACTCGCTGGCCGTGGGCGCGGGATTCGGCTACTATTCGTTTTCGAGCATCTTCATCGCCGACCTCCGGGGACCGGAGCTGGCGACGATCGCCCTGCTGTGCAACGTCATGCGTGAAATCTTCACCCTGCTGGCCGCACCGCTCGTGGCGCGCTGGTGCGGACCTCTGGCCGCCGTGTCGATCGGCGGCGCGACGACCTTCGACACCACGCTGCCCGTCATCACGCAGGCCGCCGGGCGGCCCTATGCCGTGGTTTCGATCTTCCACGGCTGTGCGCTCGATTTCAGCGTCCCGTTTCTGGTGACGTTCTTCTGTTCGATCTGA